One region of Thermococcus sp. M36 genomic DNA includes:
- a CDS encoding GNAT family N-acetyltransferase, whose protein sequence is MRPIIIKGDPVSLGVLLRDDLTQVWLWYNDREVRKYLSFPEEVFFYEDELEWYEALRREKKREKVFAIVENSSRSLVGLIGLHRIDHHNGRAELGYFLAREYWGRGYASEAVKLALEYAFEWLNLRKVYARVYEPNVPSIRVLEKNGFTLAGRWKRHQYVPGEGFVDVLLYERFREPSRPYQRS, encoded by the coding sequence ATGAGGCCAATAATCATTAAGGGCGACCCGGTTTCACTCGGAGTTCTGCTGAGGGACGACCTGACGCAGGTCTGGCTCTGGTACAACGACCGCGAGGTCAGGAAGTACCTCTCCTTCCCGGAGGAGGTATTCTTCTACGAGGACGAGCTGGAGTGGTACGAGGCCCTGAGGCGGGAGAAAAAGCGTGAGAAGGTCTTCGCGATCGTGGAGAACTCCTCGCGCTCCCTAGTCGGACTCATAGGCCTTCACAGGATCGACCATCACAACGGCCGCGCCGAGCTGGGCTATTTCCTTGCGAGAGAATACTGGGGCAGGGGGTACGCCAGCGAGGCAGTAAAGCTTGCCCTCGAGTACGCCTTCGAGTGGCTCAACCTGAGGAAGGTCTATGCGAGGGTCTACGAGCCGAACGTTCCATCCATCAGGGTTCTAGAAAAGAACGGCTTTACCCTCGCGGGACGCTGGAAGCGACACCAGTACGTACCTGGGGAGGGCTTCGTCGACGTCCTCCTCTACGAGAGGTTCAGAGAGCCATCCAGACCATACCAACGGAGTTAG
- a CDS encoding alpha/beta hydrolase-fold protein — protein MKWNSPPRFLVLLLVGMIILSSGCLGSGGISGTTPSTTETPATVQSSQSSTISSPTTTETTEETTATETTTVIQTTSTTSTTEASGIVKVTFIVSVPDYTQENDSVYIAGDFNGWNPGDENYRLRKRDDGKWEITLEFPYGKVIEFKFTRGSWEMVEKGKNGEGISNRRFVFKEAGTYEFTVYHWRDYVEEVGVGEHTIVGNVTTFKMLIPQLNRTRRIWIYLPPDYGTTDKRYPVLYMFDGQNLFDKATSFAGEWGVDETLERLFREEGFGIIVVGIDNGGEKRIDEYAPWVNKEYGRGGEGDAMVRFIVGILKPYVDSHYRTLPNETGIMGSSLGGLMAIYAGFAYPEIFRYVGAMSSAFWFNPEIYDFVKNAAKGPEKIYIDWGTLEGSDPSGMIETNEKMVGVLKEKGYVEGENLLVVEDGGATHNEYYWARRFPNALLWLFGG, from the coding sequence ATGAAATGGAACAGCCCACCCAGGTTTCTCGTCCTGTTGCTTGTGGGGATGATCATCCTTTCTTCGGGGTGTCTCGGCAGTGGTGGGATTTCGGGAACCACCCCTTCAACGACGGAGACCCCCGCTACCGTCCAGAGCAGCCAATCTTCCACGATTTCATCCCCGACCACTACCGAGACAACCGAGGAGACCACCGCAACCGAAACGACCACCGTTATACAGACGACTTCCACTACCAGCACCACAGAAGCCTCTGGGATTGTCAAAGTCACATTCATCGTCTCAGTCCCAGACTACACACAGGAAAACGACTCGGTCTATATCGCAGGTGACTTCAACGGCTGGAATCCGGGTGACGAAAACTACAGGCTCAGGAAGCGCGACGACGGGAAGTGGGAGATAACGCTAGAGTTCCCCTACGGGAAGGTTATAGAGTTCAAGTTCACCCGCGGCTCGTGGGAGATGGTCGAAAAGGGCAAGAACGGTGAGGGGATATCTAACAGGCGCTTCGTCTTCAAGGAGGCCGGAACATACGAGTTCACCGTCTACCACTGGAGGGATTACGTCGAGGAGGTCGGCGTCGGCGAGCACACGATAGTCGGGAACGTCACGACTTTCAAGATGCTCATTCCCCAGCTCAACAGGACGAGGAGAATCTGGATATACCTGCCGCCCGATTACGGGACGACCGATAAACGTTACCCGGTTCTCTACATGTTTGACGGCCAGAACCTCTTCGACAAGGCAACGTCCTTTGCAGGCGAGTGGGGGGTTGACGAGACCCTTGAGAGGCTCTTCCGGGAGGAGGGCTTTGGGATAATCGTCGTCGGCATAGACAACGGCGGAGAAAAGAGGATTGACGAGTACGCCCCCTGGGTGAACAAAGAGTACGGAAGGGGCGGCGAAGGGGACGCCATGGTCCGCTTCATCGTCGGGATCCTCAAGCCCTACGTGGATTCCCACTATAGGACGCTCCCGAACGAGACGGGAATAATGGGCTCCTCCCTCGGCGGGCTGATGGCCATCTATGCCGGCTTCGCTTACCCAGAGATCTTCCGCTACGTCGGGGCGATGAGCTCGGCCTTCTGGTTCAACCCGGAGATATACGACTTCGTGAAGAATGCCGCCAAAGGACCGGAGAAAATCTACATCGACTGGGGGACCCTTGAGGGCAGCGACCCGAGCGGGATGATAGAGACGAACGAGAAGATGGTCGGTGTACTGAAGGAGAAGGGCTATGTCGAGGGCGAAAACCTTCTCGTCGTCGAGGATGGAGGCGCGACGCACAACGAGTACTACTGGGCGAGGCGCTTCCCCAACGCCCTGCTCTGGCTCTTCGGCGGTTGA